In a single window of the Gossypium hirsutum isolate 1008001.06 chromosome D02, Gossypium_hirsutum_v2.1, whole genome shotgun sequence genome:
- the LOC107886900 gene encoding MAP3K epsilon protein kinase 1 isoform X2 produces the protein MSRQAASSAFHKSKTLDNKYMLGDEIGKGAYGRVYKGLDLENGDFVAIKQVSLENIAQEDLNIIMQEIDLLKNLNHKNIVKYLGSSKTKSHLHIILEYVENGSLANIIKPNKFGPFPESLVAVYISQVLEGLVYLHEQGVIHRDIKGANILTTKEGLVKLADFGVATKLTEADVNTHSVVGTPYWMAPEVIEMSGVCAASDIWSVGCTVIELLTCVPPYYDLQPMPALFRIVQDEHPPIPDSLSPDITDFLRQCFKKDARQRPDAKTLLSHPWIRNCKRALQSSLRHGGTIRNISEDIAANAESSGGDNQSAGESLPVEKVEASETSSGKEFLLAEVTHQQSAYQERVLEETTNNLDNDLLSDQVPTLAIHESLSLQSSSGRLSVKDVMAAHASDQLHDTSNQDEVTINGDVGSPESRRKHTEKGHGGKGSSIDIEDASFGFGPITQDAGLQKAVKASVISTGNELSRFSDSPGDASLDDLFHPFDKNLVESAAEASTSASASNVNKATLPDTGKNDLAKKLRDTIAKKQMEEQMGQSNGGGNLLRVMMGVLNDDVIDIDGLVFGDEKLPADNLFPLQAVEFSRLLSSLRPEEPEDAIVTACQKLIAIFHLRPEQKVAFVTQHGLLPLMDLLDVPRTRVICYVLQLIYQIVKDNTDFQENACLVGFIPFVMSFAGPDRPREIRMEAACFLQQLCLSSSLTLQMFIACRGIPVLVGFLEADYAKYREMVHLAIDGMWQVFKLQRSTPRNDFCQIAAKNGILLRLINTLYSLNEATRLATISVGGGFAVDGSAQRKRSDPLDSSHPLFAQNDTPLSLTDQSDLKVRHGIIDHSFPTVPQEPSRASTSLSQRSDANLPDSRYLAIDSNKPQFSNGVLDVSVGSKLAELTSLEKLSNLATKEASTISRDRENSDRWKLDSARAELDFRHQRTSTSASRTSTDRPPKLIEGISNGFPTSVTTQAQQVRPLLSLLANEPPSRHISDQLEYVRHLPGSERRESILPLLHANNDRKTNGELDFLMAEFAEVSGRGRENGVVDPTPRISNKTVSKKVGQLGFSEGVASTSGIASQTVSGVLSGSGVLNARPGSTTSSGLLSNMVSTMNADVAREYLEKVADLLLEFAQADTVVKSYMCSQSLLNRLFQMFNRIEPPILLKILKCINHLSTDPNCLENLQRADAIKYLIPNLELKDGPLVSQIHHEVLNALFNLCKINKRRQEQAAENGIIPHLMNFIISDSPLKQSALPLLCDMAHASRNSREQLRAHGGLDVYLSLLDDELWSVTALDSIAVCLAHDNDNRKVEQALLKKDAVQRLVKFFQCCPEQHFVHILEPFLKIITKSSRINTTLAVNGLTPLLISRLDHQDAIARLILLKLIKAVYEHHPRPKQLIVENDLPQKLQNLIEERRDGQRSGGQVLVKQMATSLLKALHVNTVL, from the exons ATGTCTCGCCAAGCAGCTTCTTCCGCTTTCCACAAGTCTAAAACTCTCGACAACAAATAC ATGCTTGGAGATGAAATAGGAAAAGGTGCATATGGACGTGTTTATAAAGGTTTGGATTTGGAGAATGGAGACTTTGTTGCAATTAAACAAGTGTCTTTGGAGAACATTGCACAGGAGGATCTCAATATTATAATG CAAGAGATTGATTTATTGAAG AATTTGaaccataaaaatattgtgaAGTATCTTGGATCATCAAAGACAAAGTCTCATCTGCATATAATTCTTGA GTATGTGGAGAATGGTTCACTTGCAAACATTATCAAGCCAAATAAATTTGGGCCTTTTCCAGAATCATTGGTGGCTGTTTATATTTCTCAG GTTTTGGAAGGCTTGGTTTATCTACATGAACAGGGTGTTATCCATCGGGATATTAAGGGTGCAAATATTTTGACAACTAAAGAG GGTCTTGTGAAACTTGCTGATTTTGGTGTTGCAACAAAACTAACTGAGGCTGATGTTAACACACACTCAGTTGTTGGAACACCATATTGGATGGCCCCAGAG GTGATTGAAATGTCAGGGGTTTGTGCTGCTTCTGACATTTGGAGTGTTGGATGTACTGTGATCGAACTGCTTACATGTGTGCCTCCGTACTATGATTTGCAGCCTATGCCAGCTCTCTTTCGGATTGTGCAG GATGAGCATCCACCAATACCTGATAGCTTATCTCCAGACATTACTGACTTTCTGCGCCAATGCTTTAAGAAG GATGCCAGACAGAGGCCTGATGCAAAAACACTGCTTTCTCACCCTTGGATACGTAATTGCAAACGTGCATTGCAGTCATCTCTGCGTCATGGTGGAACCATTAG AAACATATCTGAAGACATTGCAGCAAATGCAGAAAGCTCTGGTGGAGATAATCAGAGTGCTGGAGAGAGTCTTCCTGTAGAGAAAGTGGAGGCATCTGAAACA AGCTCCGGGAAAGAGTTCTTATTGGCGGAAGTCACTCATCAGCAGAGTGCTTATCAGGAAAGAGTTCTTGAAGAAACCACAAATAATTTAGACAATGATCTACTATCAGATCAAGTTCCAACCTTAGCCATTCATGAAAGCTTATCATTACAGAGTAGTTCTGGTAGACTATCTGTTAAGGATGTGATGGCTGCCCATGCTTCTGACCAGCTTCATGATACATCAAATCAAGATGAAGTTACGATAAATGGTGATGTTGGATCTCCTGAGTCAAGAAGGAAACATACAGAAAAAGGACATGGAGGCAAAGGAAGTTCAATTGATATTGAGGATGCGTCATTTGGCTTTGGACCTATAACTCAGGATGCTGGTCTGCAAAAG GCTGTGAAAGCTTCAGTGATCTCTACTGGTAACGAGTTAAGTAGATTTAGCGATTCTCCTGGAGATGCTTCCTTGGATGACTTGTTTCATCCATTTGATAAAAACCTGGTAGAAAGTGCTGCTGAAGCTTCAACATCTGCGTCTGCATCAAATGTGAACAAAGCTACTCTGCCTGATACTGGAAAGAATGACCTAGCTAAGAAATTAAGGGATACAATTGCTAAGAAACAAATGGAAGAGCAAATGGGGCAGTCAAATGGAGGTGGTAACCTGCTTCGTGTAATGATGGGTGTTTTGAACGATGATGTAATTGACATCGATGGTTTG GTTTTTGGAGATGAGAAGTTACCCGCTGACAACCTATTTCCCCTACAG GCTGTTGAGTTTAGCAGATTACTTAGCTCGCTAAGACCAGAGGAACCAGAGGATGCAATTGTGACTGCCTGTCAGAAACTCATTGCGATTTTCCACTTGCGTCCTGAGCAAAAAGTTGCTTTTGTTACCCAGCATGGTTTGCTGCCTCTAATGGACTTGCTTGATGTCCCAAGAACTCGT GTTATATGTTACGTGCTTCAACTTATTTATCAGATTGTAAAAGACAACACTGATTTCCAGGAGAATGCTTGCCTTGTGGGATTT ATCCCTTTTGTAATGAGTTTTGCGGGGCCTGATCGTCCTCGGGAAATTCGGATGGAAGCAGCTTGTTTCTTACAGCAGCTTTGTCTATCAAG CTCCTTGACTTTGCAAATGTTCATAGCTTGCCGTGGAATCCCTGTTTTAGTTGGTTTCTTAGAGGCTGATTATGCAAAGTACAG GGAAATGGTTCACCTAGCAATTGATGGCATGTGGCAGGTCTTCAAGCTTCAGCGATCTACCCCAAGGAATGATTTCTGTCAGATAGCTGCGAAGAATGGGATATTGCTGAGGCTTATTAATACTCTTTATAGTTTAAATGAGGCAACTCGACTTGCTACCATATCTGTTGGGGGTGGATTTGCAGTAGATGGTTCTGCTCAACGGAAACGTTCTGATCCATTAGATTCCAGTCATCCTCTGTTTGCTCAGAATGACACTCCACTCTCTCTAACTGATCAATCTGATCTCAAAGTTAGGCATGGAATAATTGACCATTCCTTTCCaactgttccacaagaaccttcTCGGGCTTCAACTTCACTTTCTCAGAGGTCAGATGCCAACCTGCCTGATTCACGTTATCTTGCTATTGACAGCAACAAACCTCAATTTAGCAATGGAGTATTGGATGTTTCAGTTGGTTCTAAATTGGCAGAACTGACGTCCCTGGAAAAACTTTCTAACCTTGCCACCAAGGAAGCTTCAACTATTTCCAGAGATCGAGAAAATTCAGACCGGTGGAAACTGGATTCTGCTAGAGCAGAACTTGACTTCAGACACCAGAGGACAAGTACCTCTGCAAGCAGGACATCTACAGATAGACCTCCCAAATTGATAGAAGGTATATCAAATGGATTTCCCACTTCAGTAACTACCCAGGCACAGCAAGTTCGGCCTCTGCTTAGCCTATTGGCAAATGAACCTCCTTCTAGACATATCTCTGATCAATTGGAGTATGTACGCCACCTGCCAGGATCAGAGAGACGTGAAAGCATACTACCTCTGTTACATGCTAATAATGACAGGAAAACAAATGGTGAATTAGACTTCTTGATGGCTGAATTTGCAG AGGTCTCTGGCCGTGGAAGAGAAAATGGAGTTGTTGATCCTACACCTAGAATTTCAAATAAAACAGTGAGTAAGAAAGTTGGGCAACTGGGTTTTAGTGAAGGAGTAGCATCCACATCTGGTATAGCTTCTCAGACAGTATCAGGTGTATTATCTGGCTCAGGTGTTTTAAATGCTAGACCAGGAAGCACGACATCATCAGGGTTACTATCCAACATGGTATCAACAATGAATGCGGATGTTGCTAGGGAGTACCTGGAAAAGGTGGCAGACCTACTTCTTGAGTTTGCTCAAGCGGATACAGTCGTTAAGTCCTACATGTGTAGCCAGAGCTTGCTCAACCGTCTTTTCCAGATGTTCAATCGCATTGAGCCACCTATTCTTTTAAAG ATACTAAAGTGTATTAATCATTTGTCCACTGATCCAAACTGCTTAGAGAATCTTCAACGAGCAGATGCAATTAAGTATTTGATCCCAAATCTAGAACTCAAAGATGGACCTCTTGTATCTCAAATACATCATGAG GTCTTGAATGCCCTGTTCAACTTGTGCAAGATAAATAAGAGGAGACAGGAACAAGCAGCGGAAAATGGAATAATTCCACACTTGATGAATTTTATCATATCAGATTCTCCTTTAAAACAAAGTGCATTGCCACTACTGTGTGACATGGCTCATGCATCACGTAATTCAAGGGAGCAGTTGAGGGCCCATGGTGGATTGGATGTGTACTTGAGTTTGCTTGATGATGAACTATGGTCTGTGACAGCATTAGATTCAATTGCTGTTTGTTTGGCTCATGACAATGACAACCGCAAGGTGGAACAAGCTTTGCTGAAGAAGGATGCAGTTCAGAGATTGGTGAAGTTTTTCCAATGTTGTCCGGAGCAACATTTTGTCCACATATTGGAGCCATTCTTGAAAATTATCAC GAAATCATCCCGAATAAACACAACATTAGCTGTTAATGGTTTGACGCCCTTGCTAATCTCAAGATTGGATCATCAGGATGCTATTGCTCGTCTTATtctacttaaattaattaag GCTGTTTATGAGCACCACCCGCGACCAAAACAATTAATAGTGGAGAACGATTTACCACAGAAGCTTCAGAATCTAATCGAAGAACGCAGAGATGGGCAGCGTTCTGGAGGCCAAGTGTTAGTGAAACAAATGGCTACATCGTTGCTCAAAGCCCTTCATGTTAACACCGTCCTGTAA
- the LOC107886900 gene encoding MAP3K epsilon protein kinase 1 isoform X1 — translation MSRQAASSAFHKSKTLDNKYMLGDEIGKGAYGRVYKGLDLENGDFVAIKQVSLENIAQEDLNIIMQEIDLLKNLNHKNIVKYLGSSKTKSHLHIILEYVENGSLANIIKPNKFGPFPESLVAVYISQVLEGLVYLHEQGVIHRDIKGANILTTKEGEWTLLVSSQLALNFSFQGLVKLADFGVATKLTEADVNTHSVVGTPYWMAPEVIEMSGVCAASDIWSVGCTVIELLTCVPPYYDLQPMPALFRIVQDEHPPIPDSLSPDITDFLRQCFKKDARQRPDAKTLLSHPWIRNCKRALQSSLRHGGTIRNISEDIAANAESSGGDNQSAGESLPVEKVEASETSSGKEFLLAEVTHQQSAYQERVLEETTNNLDNDLLSDQVPTLAIHESLSLQSSSGRLSVKDVMAAHASDQLHDTSNQDEVTINGDVGSPESRRKHTEKGHGGKGSSIDIEDASFGFGPITQDAGLQKAVKASVISTGNELSRFSDSPGDASLDDLFHPFDKNLVESAAEASTSASASNVNKATLPDTGKNDLAKKLRDTIAKKQMEEQMGQSNGGGNLLRVMMGVLNDDVIDIDGLVFGDEKLPADNLFPLQAVEFSRLLSSLRPEEPEDAIVTACQKLIAIFHLRPEQKVAFVTQHGLLPLMDLLDVPRTRVICYVLQLIYQIVKDNTDFQENACLVGFIPFVMSFAGPDRPREIRMEAACFLQQLCLSSSLTLQMFIACRGIPVLVGFLEADYAKYREMVHLAIDGMWQVFKLQRSTPRNDFCQIAAKNGILLRLINTLYSLNEATRLATISVGGGFAVDGSAQRKRSDPLDSSHPLFAQNDTPLSLTDQSDLKVRHGIIDHSFPTVPQEPSRASTSLSQRSDANLPDSRYLAIDSNKPQFSNGVLDVSVGSKLAELTSLEKLSNLATKEASTISRDRENSDRWKLDSARAELDFRHQRTSTSASRTSTDRPPKLIEGISNGFPTSVTTQAQQVRPLLSLLANEPPSRHISDQLEYVRHLPGSERRESILPLLHANNDRKTNGELDFLMAEFAEVSGRGRENGVVDPTPRISNKTVSKKVGQLGFSEGVASTSGIASQTVSGVLSGSGVLNARPGSTTSSGLLSNMVSTMNADVAREYLEKVADLLLEFAQADTVVKSYMCSQSLLNRLFQMFNRIEPPILLKILKCINHLSTDPNCLENLQRADAIKYLIPNLELKDGPLVSQIHHEVLNALFNLCKINKRRQEQAAENGIIPHLMNFIISDSPLKQSALPLLCDMAHASRNSREQLRAHGGLDVYLSLLDDELWSVTALDSIAVCLAHDNDNRKVEQALLKKDAVQRLVKFFQCCPEQHFVHILEPFLKIITKSSRINTTLAVNGLTPLLISRLDHQDAIARLILLKLIKAVYEHHPRPKQLIVENDLPQKLQNLIEERRDGQRSGGQVLVKQMATSLLKALHVNTVL, via the exons ATGTCTCGCCAAGCAGCTTCTTCCGCTTTCCACAAGTCTAAAACTCTCGACAACAAATAC ATGCTTGGAGATGAAATAGGAAAAGGTGCATATGGACGTGTTTATAAAGGTTTGGATTTGGAGAATGGAGACTTTGTTGCAATTAAACAAGTGTCTTTGGAGAACATTGCACAGGAGGATCTCAATATTATAATG CAAGAGATTGATTTATTGAAG AATTTGaaccataaaaatattgtgaAGTATCTTGGATCATCAAAGACAAAGTCTCATCTGCATATAATTCTTGA GTATGTGGAGAATGGTTCACTTGCAAACATTATCAAGCCAAATAAATTTGGGCCTTTTCCAGAATCATTGGTGGCTGTTTATATTTCTCAG GTTTTGGAAGGCTTGGTTTATCTACATGAACAGGGTGTTATCCATCGGGATATTAAGGGTGCAAATATTTTGACAACTAAAGAG GGTGAATGGACTCTCTTGGTTTCTTCCCAACTTGCCCTCAATTTCTCTTTTCAGGGTCTTGTGAAACTTGCTGATTTTGGTGTTGCAACAAAACTAACTGAGGCTGATGTTAACACACACTCAGTTGTTGGAACACCATATTGGATGGCCCCAGAG GTGATTGAAATGTCAGGGGTTTGTGCTGCTTCTGACATTTGGAGTGTTGGATGTACTGTGATCGAACTGCTTACATGTGTGCCTCCGTACTATGATTTGCAGCCTATGCCAGCTCTCTTTCGGATTGTGCAG GATGAGCATCCACCAATACCTGATAGCTTATCTCCAGACATTACTGACTTTCTGCGCCAATGCTTTAAGAAG GATGCCAGACAGAGGCCTGATGCAAAAACACTGCTTTCTCACCCTTGGATACGTAATTGCAAACGTGCATTGCAGTCATCTCTGCGTCATGGTGGAACCATTAG AAACATATCTGAAGACATTGCAGCAAATGCAGAAAGCTCTGGTGGAGATAATCAGAGTGCTGGAGAGAGTCTTCCTGTAGAGAAAGTGGAGGCATCTGAAACA AGCTCCGGGAAAGAGTTCTTATTGGCGGAAGTCACTCATCAGCAGAGTGCTTATCAGGAAAGAGTTCTTGAAGAAACCACAAATAATTTAGACAATGATCTACTATCAGATCAAGTTCCAACCTTAGCCATTCATGAAAGCTTATCATTACAGAGTAGTTCTGGTAGACTATCTGTTAAGGATGTGATGGCTGCCCATGCTTCTGACCAGCTTCATGATACATCAAATCAAGATGAAGTTACGATAAATGGTGATGTTGGATCTCCTGAGTCAAGAAGGAAACATACAGAAAAAGGACATGGAGGCAAAGGAAGTTCAATTGATATTGAGGATGCGTCATTTGGCTTTGGACCTATAACTCAGGATGCTGGTCTGCAAAAG GCTGTGAAAGCTTCAGTGATCTCTACTGGTAACGAGTTAAGTAGATTTAGCGATTCTCCTGGAGATGCTTCCTTGGATGACTTGTTTCATCCATTTGATAAAAACCTGGTAGAAAGTGCTGCTGAAGCTTCAACATCTGCGTCTGCATCAAATGTGAACAAAGCTACTCTGCCTGATACTGGAAAGAATGACCTAGCTAAGAAATTAAGGGATACAATTGCTAAGAAACAAATGGAAGAGCAAATGGGGCAGTCAAATGGAGGTGGTAACCTGCTTCGTGTAATGATGGGTGTTTTGAACGATGATGTAATTGACATCGATGGTTTG GTTTTTGGAGATGAGAAGTTACCCGCTGACAACCTATTTCCCCTACAG GCTGTTGAGTTTAGCAGATTACTTAGCTCGCTAAGACCAGAGGAACCAGAGGATGCAATTGTGACTGCCTGTCAGAAACTCATTGCGATTTTCCACTTGCGTCCTGAGCAAAAAGTTGCTTTTGTTACCCAGCATGGTTTGCTGCCTCTAATGGACTTGCTTGATGTCCCAAGAACTCGT GTTATATGTTACGTGCTTCAACTTATTTATCAGATTGTAAAAGACAACACTGATTTCCAGGAGAATGCTTGCCTTGTGGGATTT ATCCCTTTTGTAATGAGTTTTGCGGGGCCTGATCGTCCTCGGGAAATTCGGATGGAAGCAGCTTGTTTCTTACAGCAGCTTTGTCTATCAAG CTCCTTGACTTTGCAAATGTTCATAGCTTGCCGTGGAATCCCTGTTTTAGTTGGTTTCTTAGAGGCTGATTATGCAAAGTACAG GGAAATGGTTCACCTAGCAATTGATGGCATGTGGCAGGTCTTCAAGCTTCAGCGATCTACCCCAAGGAATGATTTCTGTCAGATAGCTGCGAAGAATGGGATATTGCTGAGGCTTATTAATACTCTTTATAGTTTAAATGAGGCAACTCGACTTGCTACCATATCTGTTGGGGGTGGATTTGCAGTAGATGGTTCTGCTCAACGGAAACGTTCTGATCCATTAGATTCCAGTCATCCTCTGTTTGCTCAGAATGACACTCCACTCTCTCTAACTGATCAATCTGATCTCAAAGTTAGGCATGGAATAATTGACCATTCCTTTCCaactgttccacaagaaccttcTCGGGCTTCAACTTCACTTTCTCAGAGGTCAGATGCCAACCTGCCTGATTCACGTTATCTTGCTATTGACAGCAACAAACCTCAATTTAGCAATGGAGTATTGGATGTTTCAGTTGGTTCTAAATTGGCAGAACTGACGTCCCTGGAAAAACTTTCTAACCTTGCCACCAAGGAAGCTTCAACTATTTCCAGAGATCGAGAAAATTCAGACCGGTGGAAACTGGATTCTGCTAGAGCAGAACTTGACTTCAGACACCAGAGGACAAGTACCTCTGCAAGCAGGACATCTACAGATAGACCTCCCAAATTGATAGAAGGTATATCAAATGGATTTCCCACTTCAGTAACTACCCAGGCACAGCAAGTTCGGCCTCTGCTTAGCCTATTGGCAAATGAACCTCCTTCTAGACATATCTCTGATCAATTGGAGTATGTACGCCACCTGCCAGGATCAGAGAGACGTGAAAGCATACTACCTCTGTTACATGCTAATAATGACAGGAAAACAAATGGTGAATTAGACTTCTTGATGGCTGAATTTGCAG AGGTCTCTGGCCGTGGAAGAGAAAATGGAGTTGTTGATCCTACACCTAGAATTTCAAATAAAACAGTGAGTAAGAAAGTTGGGCAACTGGGTTTTAGTGAAGGAGTAGCATCCACATCTGGTATAGCTTCTCAGACAGTATCAGGTGTATTATCTGGCTCAGGTGTTTTAAATGCTAGACCAGGAAGCACGACATCATCAGGGTTACTATCCAACATGGTATCAACAATGAATGCGGATGTTGCTAGGGAGTACCTGGAAAAGGTGGCAGACCTACTTCTTGAGTTTGCTCAAGCGGATACAGTCGTTAAGTCCTACATGTGTAGCCAGAGCTTGCTCAACCGTCTTTTCCAGATGTTCAATCGCATTGAGCCACCTATTCTTTTAAAG ATACTAAAGTGTATTAATCATTTGTCCACTGATCCAAACTGCTTAGAGAATCTTCAACGAGCAGATGCAATTAAGTATTTGATCCCAAATCTAGAACTCAAAGATGGACCTCTTGTATCTCAAATACATCATGAG GTCTTGAATGCCCTGTTCAACTTGTGCAAGATAAATAAGAGGAGACAGGAACAAGCAGCGGAAAATGGAATAATTCCACACTTGATGAATTTTATCATATCAGATTCTCCTTTAAAACAAAGTGCATTGCCACTACTGTGTGACATGGCTCATGCATCACGTAATTCAAGGGAGCAGTTGAGGGCCCATGGTGGATTGGATGTGTACTTGAGTTTGCTTGATGATGAACTATGGTCTGTGACAGCATTAGATTCAATTGCTGTTTGTTTGGCTCATGACAATGACAACCGCAAGGTGGAACAAGCTTTGCTGAAGAAGGATGCAGTTCAGAGATTGGTGAAGTTTTTCCAATGTTGTCCGGAGCAACATTTTGTCCACATATTGGAGCCATTCTTGAAAATTATCAC GAAATCATCCCGAATAAACACAACATTAGCTGTTAATGGTTTGACGCCCTTGCTAATCTCAAGATTGGATCATCAGGATGCTATTGCTCGTCTTATtctacttaaattaattaag GCTGTTTATGAGCACCACCCGCGACCAAAACAATTAATAGTGGAGAACGATTTACCACAGAAGCTTCAGAATCTAATCGAAGAACGCAGAGATGGGCAGCGTTCTGGAGGCCAAGTGTTAGTGAAACAAATGGCTACATCGTTGCTCAAAGCCCTTCATGTTAACACCGTCCTGTAA